In Desulfopila inferna, the DNA window GCGGAACTGGAATATCTGCTCACCCAGTCGGAAAGCGAAAATCTCTTCTTAATTGACGGCTATCTGGATACTGATTACATCAACACAATCTATGAACTTGTACCGGAGCTCAGGACTGTGGAACGTGGGCGACTTACAAGCCCGAAATTCCCTCACCTTAAGCGGGTGGGATTTCTCGGTCAGGAAAAACACAGAGGCATGTATTCCATGCCGGAAATCTCTTCTTTGAGCGTAATGGTAACGGACGAAGAATATCTTGCCCGACAGCAGTCATTGTCGCCTTACGATGTCGTCAACATGCAGTATACCTCCGGAACTACAGGGTTCCCCAAAGGGGTAATGCTCAGCCACTACAACATCGGCAACAACGGCTTTTTTATCGGCCAGAACCAGAGACTCAGCGAAAAGGACAGGATGTGCCTGCCCGTTCCCCTGTTCCACTGCTTCGGCTGCGTTCTCGGGGTGATGGCGGCAGTGAATCACGGCACTACCATGGTTATTCTGGAAAAATTCGATCCGCTGCTGATCATGGCTTCCGTGGAGCAGGAGAAATGCACCGCACTCTATGGGGTTCCCACCATGTTTATCGCCCTTCTGGACCACCCCATGTTCTCAAAATTTGACTACTCCTCACTCAGAACCGGCATCATGGCGGGCTCCAACTGTCCGGTGCATGTCATGGAACAGGTGATCGAGCAGATGAACATGAGCGACATCACTATCTGCTATGGGTTGACTGAAGCTTCTCCCGTTATTGCCTACACCCGGATTGGAGACGAATTCAGGCTCAGGGTGGAAACCGTGGGCCGGGCTCTACCTCACATGGAAGTGAAGATCGTCGATCCCAAAACCCATGAAACCCTGCCCAACGGCACTCAGGGGGAAGTGTGCTGCCGTGGATACAATATAATGAAGGGGTACTACAACAACCCGGAGGCCACGGCCGAAACCATCACCGCAGACGGCTGGCTCCATACCGGAGATCTGGGCGTTATGGATGAAGCAGGCAACCTCTCGATTACCGGAAGGTATAAAGATATGATTATTCGCGGCGGCGAAAATATCTATCCGCGGGAGGTTGAGGAATTTCTCTACCGCATGGACGCTATCAAAGATATTCAGATCGCAGCGGTACCCAGCAAGAAATATGGCGAGGAAGTTGGAGCGTTTATTATCCGCAGAGACAATGCCGACATCGATGAGAGCGATGTCATCGACTACTGCAGAGGCAAAATTTCACGACACAAGATTCCGAAATATGTGCACTTTCTTGACGATTATCCTATGACGGCCAGCGGTAAGATACAGAAATACAAACTCACCGAAATGTCGGAAACTCTGTGGCCGGACCGGATCTGAACAGAACGGCTCTCTTTAGTACCTTACAGATTGTTTTCTTGTTTTTTTTTTTGCAAGAAAATAATCTGTCAAAAGGTTCCAATACCCCTCAAGGGTGTACTGTAAAGAGTCCAGCTCAGCTGGGTTAGTTAAACCGTGCCCATTCTCTGAAATATTCAGGGTGAACCCGGTT includes these proteins:
- a CDS encoding AMP-binding protein, producing the protein MENISPLQELTLGQILDQTVEKFPDNDAIVYVDRDFRLTYRQFSQAVDEMAKGLMALGIQKGEKVAVWATNIPNWVILQFATAKMGAILLTVNTNYKSAELEYLLTQSESENLFLIDGYLDTDYINTIYELVPELRTVERGRLTSPKFPHLKRVGFLGQEKHRGMYSMPEISSLSVMVTDEEYLARQQSLSPYDVVNMQYTSGTTGFPKGVMLSHYNIGNNGFFIGQNQRLSEKDRMCLPVPLFHCFGCVLGVMAAVNHGTTMVILEKFDPLLIMASVEQEKCTALYGVPTMFIALLDHPMFSKFDYSSLRTGIMAGSNCPVHVMEQVIEQMNMSDITICYGLTEASPVIAYTRIGDEFRLRVETVGRALPHMEVKIVDPKTHETLPNGTQGEVCCRGYNIMKGYYNNPEATAETITADGWLHTGDLGVMDEAGNLSITGRYKDMIIRGGENIYPREVEEFLYRMDAIKDIQIAAVPSKKYGEEVGAFIIRRDNADIDESDVIDYCRGKISRHKIPKYVHFLDDYPMTASGKIQKYKLTEMSETLWPDRI